The following are encoded together in the Neomonachus schauinslandi chromosome 15, ASM220157v2, whole genome shotgun sequence genome:
- the LOC110593170 gene encoding mitochondrial calcium uniporter regulator 1-like: MEQGKSQVAALASSRTDLSPSAGSLQLEHRRDLEHKRRHFTSCGNKKLYFGTHALVCLLEENGFPTQQAGITASALVKIMDTNMDIVYKDMVTKMQQEIAVQQIMPQIANVKKGIILEKSEFSALRAENEKINLKLHQLRQVMDEVTKVQTDTKLDFNLEKSTVQELYSLNERKLLEMRTEMVSLHAQQDRAVTQTNRKIDTEVTGLKTMLESHKLDNIKYLAGSVFMCLTVVLGFYHLWI, encoded by the exons ATGGAACAAGGAAAGAG CCAAGTGGCTGCCCTTGCTTCCTCCAGGACGGACCTAAGCCCTTCTGCTGGGAGCCTGCAGCTGGAGCACAGGAGAGATCTGGAGCACAAAAGGAGACATTTCACCTCTTGTGGGAATAAGAAGCTCTACTTTGGCACCCATGCCTTAGTGTGTTTACTCGAAGAAAATGGGTTCCCAACCCAGCAAGCGGGAATCACTGCCTCTGCATTGGTCAAGATCATGGACACCAACATGGATATTGTCTACAAGGATATGGTCACCAAGATGCAGCAGGAGATCGCTGTTCAGCAAATAATGCCTCAGATTGCTAATGTGAAAAAAGGTATTATTTTGGAGAAGAGTGAATTTTCAGCCCTCAgagcagaaaatgagaaaataaaccttAAATTACATCAGTTAAGACAAGTAATGGATGAAGTAACCAAAGTCCAAACAGATACCAAATTAGACTTCAATCTAGAAAAGAGCACAGTGCAAGAATTGTATTCATTGAATGAAAGGAAGCTGCTGGAAATGAGGACAGAAATGGTGTCATTGCATGCCCAGCAAGATCGGGCTGTCACCCAAACAAACAGGAAGATAGACACTGAGGTCACTGGCCTCAAAACCATGCTGGAGTCTCACAAGCTCgataacattaaatatttagcaGGGTCTGTATTTATGTGCCTAACAGTAGTTCTGGGATTTTATCACCTGTGGATATAA